In the Clarias gariepinus isolate MV-2021 ecotype Netherlands chromosome 10, CGAR_prim_01v2, whole genome shotgun sequence genome, ATgcttgtgggattttttttgtgcatatgtttttcatgttgaaatatgtacagtacacacttaTTGTGGCCTTCTGTACacttatgtttatatttatatgtccTTCTGTAGAAACACAatagttgttcttttttgtgATGAGTGCATTGAAACAAcggaacatttattttatagaagTACATTTGTGAATGTTTTTTGATAAGACACGCATAATAGGTAATttccttaatttatttacatcacagaactaaaaaaaaaatgctatgaaAGATAAAAGTCGGGATTTatcaataaatacaaataaatagtaTTATTCTTGCGAACGGTTTTctcagtaaaattattaaatcaaaaCCAAATTTTCAAAAACTTTTCACAAGAATTCGTCAGTCATTTGTTTTCACTTATTATAATTTTCCATCCCTCCCCCCACCATTTGAACTTTATAAACTCCTGTATTTTGTCCTATTGTACCATGCTATTGGTTTGTAAATATCATATGTCTTGTTCTATATACCGTATtgctcaataataataataataataatccgcCTCTGGCATTATGGCGTGCCGCCTGGCCTCGGGGGGAAAAATACGGCGACATCCGGGTTAGTTTTTCAGTCCATAGCAACCGCACTGTTTACATTAGCAACAATGTCGGAGAGCAGAGACACAGTGTTACAGCAAGTGGAAGAGTTGAGGTAAAAGAGACACAAATCAAAATAATCCTGACATTACGGCTACACACGCtcgaattcttttttttttttttttactataacagCAGCTACATGATTATAAGAATGCATTAGTTTTTAATACACTGTCCTCTCATTAGCAAACACTAACTGTATGGCAGATTCTccttaaaatgttaatttttttatttatgttcatataaagtatatataaaatcactTGACTATCCATCCTTATACGAGGATGAGTCGAAAACTATTCGCACTTCGTTTATATTAATACTTGAGACTGTTGGTCTCACTGTCTTATCAGCAATTTTCATTTAAGGCTACTCTCTCCCCGGTCACTGCTGTGCTGGTGTAAACGTGTtccatcagttcatttgtaactgcggtgtgaGTAAATATTAATGCTTTATTTCTGATTCCCACGAAAGAACAGCAGCTGGCAGTGATTTGTGATTTTTTcatggtctgagggtgtacctgtgAGAGTAAACCTCAGcctatggaacggaaacatcctcaataaCCAACcgagaaaaagttaaaaagtcaaccatcagctggaaaattcatcaatgcttTTACGGTTTCCTGGgtttctcaagggccagtattggaacattaacaggaaaaaaattcaacagtcaacagacgcttattgaagagctgaagcctaaacttcggattaaacacagaggactaaTATCCAAGGACGATGTGATCTTGTTGTAAAACCCCCGTATATTTCTGATCTCGCTCCTAAAAGTAGGCATACAAAAATGAAGATTTACTTCTGATGATAAAGTGAAGTCAGTGGTGCATTTGTGGATTTTTAATGAgagaatacgaaagcttgttgactgatggacaaagtgtattgaaaagcaaggagattatgtcgaaaaattatggattctttttttaaaataaattaaaataatttttacaagaACTGTTACAGAACATCTGACCATGTCAGACACAAGCAAACAGAAACAGATTCTACAAAAATAGAAGATAATCTAGgatcaaacattttttaagcaATGTAGGGTTCGAATAGGACAGCTTGAAAGATGGCAATCACGTTACATTGCAGAATTATGCATAAATGAATCTTATACAAAACTCCCAGGTTTATGCACATTTGGAAACATTTCAAATTACTCTCATGTGTCTGAATCATTTAATTTGTATCTTTACAGCCACACAAAACATTTCATGAAAAATGTAGGAAAAGCTCAATGTACTAATTATAAGCAAAGTAagaatacattatttatttaaaaaaatgtttaaccatttgtattgttttttttttcaagagatgtttaatttacattttataaagaaGTCTCAGGAGGCAGCACTTTGTAAGAGTTAGTAATTGAGTTTTGGGGTGGCgggtcagtgtgttaaggctctaaGTTACTGATTGAATGGTTGGATGAGTCCCAGGTCTTTGCTATCAGTCCATTGAATTTGGTAGATTATAGATGTTGTCTTTAAAGACAGTTCCAAAATTCTCTCATTTTTTGCCACTTCTGTGTCTTATTCATGTGCAGACGCTCAAATGCAGCTCTTCAGACAGAGAACGAGGTGTTTAAGATCTTCCTCAGTCAGCTGGAGTCTCTCAGCCTGGCCTCAGAGCTCGATGCCGAGATGGAGAAGGAAGCGGTGAATAAGTTACAATGGATCATAATGTTAACggttgaatatatatataaatgcagtTTATGTGGAGATACAGATGCTGAATGTAGTACATAGCTTCTGCTGTTTTAAATAGcacataaatcataaaaaattatgatgataataataataataataataataataatacaattctGTGCTTGTTGTGTCTCAGGAGGCACCAAATCTCCTGACTCTGGAAGAAAAGTATTACGTTGCAGTGTGCATGCTGGACGAGACAAGGAAAGAACTGAAGCAGCTGAGTTTAAGTTTAGCAAAAAATACAGAGAATTACAAGGTTAGCATATAATCAGTGAATTGTATTTGCTTgaacatacatatactgtatatattggaGATTGTGATGTATTAGGGAGAGTATCTACAGAATGAATAACCTTACTTCTGAAAAGTTTATCTTAAGATATGATCCGTGATTGATTGAAGATTTTCTTGGTGTCACAGTGTTCATATCATGCCAGtagaaataagaaatataaatgcacaaaagaaaaatctaaatccaaataatattactcTGAATTTGTATTATGAGGTCCTCCAGGATCAAAGGTTCGATCCCTGCCTCAATTCTCTTTGCATGGagttaatatgttaatatgttctccccgtgcttggtgggtttcctctgggtaggccggtttcctcccacagtccaaagattatTCTAACTGCCGTTTCccagagtgagtgtgtgcctAGTGTTCCGATTCAATGGTatgggctccaggcttcctgtgaccctATACAGGACAAGTagtatagaggatgagtgaatgagagtgtgtgagggCTGAAATTGAATTCTGAAGCAAATGTGAATTTAGTGATTAGCAAAATAGTTAACCGACAATGTAaaaatttcatgttttacattgtAGGAATAAATACTCAAGATTTGAAATTAAGTATTAAATGGGAGTTTTGCTGTCATGTTCAGAAATAACATCCAGGTGCTTGCTGCATTCCTGGGTAGGCTAATTGTAGTGTGTGACCAAGTGTGTGACCGAGTGTTTGAGCTAGAAAAAGGActggcacctcatccaggggGTACCTTTCCTAGTGCCCCGGGTCTCCTTGTATAGGCACCAGGTATCTCACGTCCCTGTGCAGTtaataagcggtatagagaataagTAACAGTGAGAGTGGgcttttatgtttaattatacACCCGCATGCATAAAATCCAGTTTcccatttactgtatacagtaataattcGGACCAGGTTTATAtattctttatacagtatatactttgcCTTACACATGTCACTGTATTAAGTGCAACAGAaagcaattatttattaattattgatcAGCCCTTAAACAcattgttataaaataataataacataacaataataataataacataaatcaTAACATCTGCCCTAATGCTTTCCCTTCTTCTCAGGCTTCTATAGAGGACTCTGACATGCGGCTAGCAGAAATAAAAAGGGAAAGGCACGACTTTGAACATTTCATCGCTAAAACTCAACAGGTGCAAGCTCTGGCACTGAGAGCTCAGAAGGCCATCGGGTACATGGAGCGTAAAATAAAAGCGAAGGTAAGCTATCATCTatcccgctttatcctgtgtacagagtCGCTGGGGGTCTGGACTCTATCCCTGGAGACTAAaccctggaaagggtgccagtccatctcagggtactcacacacacacacatattctcaTACTACGGCTaatttaggaacgccagttagcctaatctgcatgtctttggactgtggaaggaaacctgagcacccgtaggaaacccaccaagcacggagagaacatgcaaactccatgcacaccagaccctgaggtgggaatcgaacctggactctggaggtgcgaggcgacagtgctaaccactacaccactgtgccaaaACCAAACTACGTAGTATTAGCACCAAAAAGTGgactgttttcatttaaatgttttactgcaaagtgcctaaagatatgatttaaaaatgaattggttatgtaaaaacctcagcagcaacctcatttcccctctcgtctggtCCAACCACtgagcattcagcatcaccagtacattaatcactggcctgatcatctgtcatcatctatacctgtttctcactgtctcatgtcttaagttagattttttttaatgatttttaggtcactgtgtggtttaacaaacaaaaaactggaGTCATTCATACAGTGAACATGGGACATTGTGATTCTTTCCCCAGAGTGCCTTGATTATTGCTTGTTGCAGTTCCAATCCTGACCATCACATGTAATTATAGTGTATCTCTCTGGACTTGGGAAAGGCAAGAAATCCAGTGGGACATTGGCTTATATCTGTCAAATAGCAAAATCACAGGTCACTCAAAAGAAGgctggtgtagtggttaccTCTATGGTCTTGTGCCTCCAAGCTCGATTgttcgagtcccacctcgggtctgtgtgcatagagctGGCATGTGCTtggtgtgcttggtgggtttcctccgggtactccggtttcctcccacagtcccaaagACAGGCAGGTTAGTATACTTAGTGTTTTGATGTTccatgtagtgtgtgagtgactgtgagagtgtgtgtatgtgtgtgcgtgtgcactgCCATGGTTTGACACCCCGTCCAGGATGTTCCCCACCTTGTGTCtggagttccctgggatagccAGGTTTCCTGCaatcctgtacagaataagttttatatatatatatatatatatatatatatatatatatataaaagaatgaGACAGAAAGTAAATATTTGTTCAAAGACGGTTGTATATAGTATGTTGGGGATTTGCCACACCTGCATTGAGGACGACCCACCACAGGATGGAGCTAATTAGAAGCTAATTGCTCCAACGATATACTGGATTAAAATACTTGTTTGGCAAAAATCAAGTTTACATACATTTCTAAATCACAGTTCAGCTGTCCCAGATAATATGAGTGTTTGTTTtccagtgttacagtgttaattTTACAGTGAAGCTTTGAGTCAAATTGTAATTCTATGCCAttccatgtactgtagatgaaaGATGTATAATAATGACACAGCCATACACGTGGAGAACATAAAAACTCAATGCACACTGATTcctggccaggaattgaacccggaccctggaggtgcaaggcgacagtactaaccactacaccaccatgccaccttaaAATCTGGAAATTTTAccagaaaataaataaccagAGAGGTGTCAACCATGACATCAGAAAGTCCTgacacactatatggacaaaattaGGGGGTGCGACAACCAACCACTGGATTCTGCTAACTACACCAATATGtctttggccaaacctgttaattattaaattcaggCTCCTTATCCCCAGGAATGaagcaatcttaatgcttcaacctaccaagacatcttggacaatggtATGCTTCCAATTTTGTGTCAACAGCTTGGGCAAGGCCATTTTctatttcaacatgactgtgccccagtgcacaaagtcttGACTGGCCCACACAGAGCCacaacctcaaccccatcgagcacctttgagatgaactggaacggagattgcaagccaggccttctcgtccaacatcagtgcctgacatatgtattttttataccATGTGATTGCATGTTTGGCCAAAtaattttgtccatatagtgtacttGAATCATTAATATTTCTGTTTTCTCTTTCAGAAAGCTCTGACAGAGAGGATGCGTAGGAGGAACACCTTTTTGCGGACGCAAACCTGCAAGCAGAAGCGCATTGTGCATCAGAAGGAACAGATGCAGGAAAAGCTGCGAAGTATCGACTTGGAGCACCTGAAGCAAAAGAACATCCAATACAGGGAGTTGTTCCAAAAGTACCAAGAGTTACTGCGGTCTCATAGAGTGCTGGTTCGAAAGAGTCAGCATGGCCTAAACGTTTACAAGGTACAGATCTAGAACACAGACCCAAAGATCTTATGTTATACAGTGTATTATTTCCCTGAAGGATTCCTGCAGCAGTTTCATTATGGAGTGTTTGACTGAACCCTAGTCTTGAAGAAGCCTGTGTTCTACAAgtgttttccttgttttttttgagAACCTAATATCTATCACCTGTATATTTGTCAGCgatttcttaattttctttACCAGTGTTCACCCTAATGATTCACAATATCCAGTGGTTATCACTTACCCTCCTTAACCTCTATTAGTTTTTAATTAGTTAGACAATAAAAAGACAGATCCCCCTCCTGAATACTCACTTAATGTTACCGAGTTACTTGAGACCCCCTCcgtaaaacattaaaagttcTTCGGAAGCGCTGTGGATAAGTTTATTATGAAGAGGAGTGCATTATTAACTTTAACAGCTGGCAATTCTGCCAGAGCGTCTCTTACATAatattaatcatcatcatctgatCAACCAGtatcgacaaaaaaaaaaacttaatccCCATTTTCCCTGGTGGAAGGAAGCTTTTAATGTAATTCTTTGTCAAAGCATTAACTCATCAATTGTACACAAAACataatattaaatcatttatcacacacttttaaaaaaatggttcCAGCCCCAAACCAGTGTCCTGTATTGATCCTCATGAATTCCTGCTGTATACAAACACCACACTGGAAACACGGAGAGAGCTGTATTGCTACATCATGGTGTTCCTCGGTTGCAGGAGCGACTCAAGAGGGAAATGGATGAGTCGGAGTCGCTGAGCAGAAAAATCGCTTCTTACGAGGAAAAGCTGGTGAAGATCAGAGAGCAACAGCAGAAGGTCGAGACGGTCAGGATGCTTTCAGCTCACCCATTCACCACTGAACCCATTCACCACTGAACCCATTCACCACTGAACCTTGAGACATTAGTGCATAAGTAAAATCTTCACAATAATCTCACAGATCCACCAAATTTTATGAAAATACTTACTGTACACCATATGCTTAAAAGTATGTGCACTCCCGATCATCACACCGGTATGAGCTTGATGGACATCCCATTCCAAAAACATGGGCATTTATATAGAATTGCATTTATATTATGGTTATGTAGGTCTATCAAGTTGGTAAGAAGTTAATTTGTAAGAATTAAATGTTAATCTTGAAATACTTTATGTCTGAGGTATTTCTGCACTAATATTATCAATGACGACTTTAAAAGACATTTAGTCATTCATGTATCTTCAGTAAAATGCTTTGTCTTGGTCAGGGTCAAGGTGGATCTGGTGTTCTGCATCTATCAAATAATCCTCCCAGTACATAATcaacaaaatcatttaaataatatcCAAGTTTTTTAGCTAGACAATGAGAAACTGGagaacacagaggaaacccacaataACATGAGGTAGACATTTGAAACTCCACGTAGAAAGTAA is a window encoding:
- the ccdc113 gene encoding coiled-coil domain-containing protein 113, which gives rise to MSESRDTVLQQVEELRRSNAALQTENEVFKIFLSQLESLSLASELDAEMEKEAEAPNLLTLEEKYYVAVCMLDETRKELKQLSLSLAKNTENYKASIEDSDMRLAEIKRERHDFEHFIAKTQQVQALALRAQKAIGYMERKIKAKKALTERMRRRNTFLRTQTCKQKRIVHQKEQMQEKLRSIDLEHLKQKNIQYRELFQKYQELLRSHRVLVRKSQHGLNVYKERLKREMDESESLSRKIASYEEKLVKIREQQQKVETERAQAEALNKKLKSQLENFHVPDVMTYVESKVTTERLRKTVKALERKARIAEMGTKAKKTSPGELSSFSRSDGQ